The proteins below are encoded in one region of Methanobacteriaceae archaeon:
- a CDS encoding glycosyltransferase: MISVICVYNNRESLKNYLLPVLNLQSCEHERILIDNTEGKFKSSAEALNYGASKAKGDYLIFVHQDVDLESSSWLEDVHKILDKLHHLGVAGVAGMSINGQNHMERQRNIIKHEVPPVKWGNPIESPEEVETVDECLFIIPREVFQKIEFDEETCPGWHLYGVDYCLSCQEIGLKVYVIPMSIYHLSAHSGDENPLKTALKMGYHPPEYYEILPKLMKKHRAHFSKIYTTCGEWDTKTPLILQRASLTFNLGVNFIKRKFSKS, translated from the coding sequence ATGATTTCAGTTATATGTGTATATAACAATAGGGAAAGCCTGAAAAATTATTTGCTCCCTGTTTTAAACCTTCAAAGTTGTGAACATGAGCGTATTTTAATTGATAACACCGAGGGTAAGTTTAAATCTTCTGCTGAGGCCCTAAATTACGGCGCTAGCAAAGCAAAAGGCGATTATTTAATTTTTGTTCATCAAGATGTAGATCTGGAATCAAGTTCCTGGTTAGAAGATGTTCATAAAATTTTAGACAAATTGCACCATTTAGGAGTGGCTGGAGTAGCCGGGATGTCCATCAATGGTCAAAATCACATGGAAAGACAGCGAAATATAATAAAACATGAAGTCCCACCTGTTAAATGGGGAAATCCTATTGAATCACCAGAAGAAGTGGAAACTGTAGATGAATGCTTATTTATAATACCTCGTGAAGTTTTCCAGAAAATAGAATTCGATGAAGAAACCTGCCCGGGATGGCACTTATATGGCGTTGATTATTGTTTAAGTTGTCAAGAAATAGGTTTAAAAGTTTATGTAATCCCTATGAGTATTTATCATCTATCCGCCCATTCTGGAGATGAGAATCCTCTTAAAACTGCCTTAAAAATGGGATATCATCCCCCAGAATACTATGAAATTCTTCCTAAGCTTATGAAAAAACACCGGGCCCATTTCAGTAAAATTTACACCACCTGTGGTGAATGGGATACTAAAACTCCGCTTATACTACAGAGAGCATCACTTACCTTTAATTTAGGAGTGAATTTTATAAAAAGAAAATTCAGCAAATCCTAA
- a CDS encoding glycosyltransferase, whose translation MSDTMKVCYFGSYAPSYPRHRIIIKGLQSQGVDVTEVTDSSQILIRYPKLARKYLSEKDFDVIFVGEASNYVQPLAIILKKITRKPLIFDTYVSLYDTNQDRGVHQNPMLSRLFYNLDKYNCLFSDVVLQDTNQNVEYFHETFHIEKEKFRRLLIGAEDDLFYPQNTSLNDNEKVRLDDQKETNTTEETETFKVLFYGTYIPLHGIEYIIQAAKILENENISFQLIGRGQTFPEIQKLYESLNLSNIEFKGMVDYQELPKYIAQSDACLGIFGGTEKSMRVIPTKAYQILAMKKPLITGYSPGALELFKNRNNALLCEMANPESLASAILELKEDEKLRKRIAGNGYKLFQEKLTPDQIGLEALKIIKSIL comes from the coding sequence ATGAGTGATACTATGAAAGTGTGCTACTTTGGTTCCTATGCCCCATCTTATCCACGGCATAGAATAATAATTAAGGGACTTCAATCTCAGGGAGTAGATGTAACTGAGGTTACAGACTCATCACAAATATTAATTCGCTATCCAAAGCTAGCCCGAAAGTATCTATCAGAAAAAGACTTTGATGTTATTTTTGTAGGTGAGGCCAGTAATTATGTGCAACCTTTAGCCATTATACTTAAAAAAATAACTAGAAAACCTCTGATATTCGATACTTATGTCTCATTATATGATACTAATCAAGATAGGGGAGTTCATCAAAATCCCATGCTTTCTAGATTATTTTATAACCTGGATAAGTACAACTGCCTTTTTTCAGATGTGGTACTGCAGGACACTAATCAAAATGTGGAATACTTCCATGAAACATTCCATATAGAAAAAGAAAAATTTAGAAGATTACTTATTGGTGCGGAAGATGATTTGTTCTACCCTCAAAATACAAGTTTGAATGATAATGAAAAGGTGAGGTTGGATGATCAAAAGGAAACAAATACCACAGAAGAAACAGAAACCTTTAAAGTTCTCTTTTACGGTACTTACATACCATTACACGGCATAGAATACATTATTCAAGCAGCTAAGATCTTAGAAAATGAGAATATAAGTTTCCAATTAATAGGCCGAGGCCAGACATTTCCAGAAATTCAGAAACTCTATGAAAGTCTGAATTTATCTAACATAGAATTTAAAGGAATGGTGGATTATCAAGAACTCCCTAAATACATCGCCCAATCTGATGCCTGTTTGGGAATTTTTGGAGGAACCGAAAAGTCCATGAGAGTGATACCCACCAAGGCTTATCAAATTCTAGCTATGAAAAAGCCACTCATTACAGGATATTCACCCGGGGCCCTGGAACTGTTTAAAAACAGAAATAATGCTCTTTTATGTGAAATGGCCAATCCTGAAAGTTTAGCTTCAGCAATTTTAGAGCTAAAAGAAGATGAAAAA